AGTCTAACTGGTGATGCTAAGAACCAACAGGAGACTCGTGACGGCGATGTCGTTCAGGGTAGCTACTCTCTTCTCGAAGCTGATGGCTCCAGACGCACCGTTGACTATACCGCTGATCCTGTAAATGGATTCAATGCCGTTGTACGCAAAGAACCCGCTACCGTCGCTGTTAAAGCCGTAGCTGCTGCTCCAGTAGCTCACGTTGCAACCCCAGTTGCCCACGCAGCTCCTCTGGCCTATGCCGCACCAGTAGCTAAGATTGCTGCCGCCCCTGTTGCTCACGCTGCTCCTTTCGCCTATGCTGCAGCACCAGCATACGCCAAGTTAGCAGCTGCCCCAGCTCTTAGCTACGCCGCAACTCCGCTGCAACCAGCTTACACTAAATTTGCCGCTGCGCCAGCTGTCACTTACGCCGCCCATGCCACACCCATCGCCTATGCCGCTCATCCTGCCTCCCTTGCCAAGTTTGCAGTTACCCCAGCCGTCTCTTACGCTGC
The genomic region above belongs to Vespa crabro chromosome 2, iyVesCrab1.2, whole genome shotgun sequence and contains:
- the LOC124422123 gene encoding larval cuticle protein A3A-like; its protein translation is MAFKFVAFATLVAAVNAGLIPASPVAYATAPVAAVAPVAAVAPVAKAVVAKAVDADYDPHPQYSYAYDVHDSLTGDAKNQQETRDGDVVQGSYSLLEADGSRRTVDYTADPVNGFNAVVRKEPATVAVKAVAAAPVAHVATPVAHAAPLAYAAPVAKIAAAPVAHAAPFAYAAAPAYAKLAAAPALSYAATPLQPAYTKFAAAPAVTYAAHATPIAYAAHPASLAKFAVTPAVSYAAPTLYH